The following proteins are encoded in a genomic region of Gimesia algae:
- a CDS encoding 2-isopropylmalate synthase — MSNDTVKIFDTTLRDGEQSPGCSMTTSEKMKVARELVKLGVDIIEAGFPIASPGDFEAVQKIANEFGDQTTICALARCRKDDIDRAWEALKEAQHSRIHVFLATSSIHREHKLKMNKEQIVETAVEMVKRARDYCPDIEFSPEDAARTEKDFLCEVVERAIEAGATTVNIPDTVGYATPAHFHDVITTLKKNVSNIDQAIISTHCHNDLGLAVANSLAAVEAGARQVECTINGLGERAGNCALEEVVMALKTRADYYGVHTNINTKRLYPISHLVSTVTGMSVQRNKAIVGKNAFAHEAGIHQHGMLQERTTYEIMSPDDVGYVGTNLVLGKHSGRHAFRDRIQSLGHTLDEETFERIFNEFIVLADKKKEIYDSDIVALIENQASDTPEKWKIARFHTSAGTGTIATATIELADETGKIHCDAATGDGPVDAVFRALERISGITAVLDQYHVGSVSSGKDAQGEVRVEVRINGELFTGRSVSTDIIESSAKAYLQAINKAAAKLEN; from the coding sequence ATGTCCAATGACACAGTAAAGATATTCGACACCACCTTGAGAGACGGTGAACAGTCGCCTGGCTGCAGTATGACTACCTCGGAAAAGATGAAAGTCGCCCGGGAACTTGTCAAACTGGGGGTCGATATCATTGAGGCAGGCTTCCCGATTGCCTCTCCCGGCGATTTTGAAGCTGTTCAGAAAATTGCCAATGAATTTGGCGATCAGACGACCATCTGTGCTCTCGCCCGCTGCCGAAAAGATGACATTGACCGGGCCTGGGAAGCGTTAAAAGAAGCACAGCACTCACGGATTCATGTCTTCCTCGCCACGAGTTCCATCCACCGTGAACACAAACTGAAAATGAATAAAGAACAGATCGTGGAAACGGCTGTCGAAATGGTCAAACGCGCCCGGGACTACTGCCCGGATATTGAATTTTCTCCAGAAGATGCTGCCCGTACCGAGAAAGATTTTCTCTGCGAAGTCGTAGAACGAGCCATCGAAGCCGGAGCCACCACGGTCAATATTCCCGATACCGTTGGCTATGCGACTCCCGCCCATTTCCATGATGTCATCACCACGTTAAAAAAGAATGTCTCAAACATTGATCAGGCCATTATCAGCACCCACTGTCACAACGATCTGGGACTCGCTGTCGCTAACAGCCTCGCCGCTGTGGAAGCGGGCGCCCGACAGGTGGAATGCACCATCAATGGCTTAGGCGAAAGGGCTGGTAACTGCGCACTGGAAGAAGTCGTGATGGCATTAAAAACCCGTGCAGACTATTATGGCGTGCACACCAACATTAATACAAAACGTCTGTATCCAATCAGCCATCTTGTTTCGACAGTGACCGGCATGTCGGTACAACGCAACAAAGCCATCGTGGGGAAAAACGCTTTTGCACACGAAGCCGGGATTCATCAGCACGGCATGTTGCAGGAACGCACGACTTATGAAATCATGTCCCCCGACGATGTTGGATACGTCGGCACGAATCTGGTGCTCGGAAAACACAGTGGCCGCCACGCATTCCGCGATCGTATCCAGTCGCTGGGACATACGTTGGACGAAGAAACATTTGAACGGATCTTCAATGAGTTCATCGTGCTGGCTGACAAGAAAAAGGAAATCTACGATTCCGACATAGTCGCCTTGATCGAAAACCAGGCTTCCGATACACCGGAAAAATGGAAAATCGCCCGCTTCCATACCTCCGCCGGGACTGGAACGATCGCAACCGCCACCATTGAACTGGCAGACGAAACTGGAAAAATTCACTGTGACGCTGCCACCGGTGACGGCCCTGTTGATGCCGTCTTCCGGGCCTTGGAACGCATTTCGGGCATCACGGCAGTTCTCGATCAATACCACGTTGGCAGTGTTTCCAGCGGCAAGGATGCACAAGGTGAGGTGCGGGTAGAAGTTCGTATTAACGGCGAATTATTTACCGGCCGCAGCGTCAGTACGGATATCATCGAATCCAGTGCCAAAGCCTATCTGCAGGCTATCAACAAAGCAGCCGCAAAACTGGAAAACTGA
- a CDS encoding ArnT family glycosyltransferase produces the protein MASLQKVIQRPPVFWSVVSFLLLMQFCLGLYSARQLSVTHDEYWHLPVGFLSLETGRFDYDRLNPPLIRSWSALPLLMTVAQSGSPALSSDPADYGDAFLEANPESYQHYYFLGRCMILVLAYISGLLLALWTRDLFSSQAACFAVFLWVMSPNILASAALGTQDLAITGFFLATLYCGWKFAHLPSWKWALLTGIALGLAQLTKYTAILLIPVLVIQWFLVRYKNAEIQERPAKKTVLMRWGVLALSSLCILNAGYLFHGSIQPLSSYQFQSSELKVLTALPEFLQIIPLPIPRDYLMGFDLQRFIMQQSHPTFLNNQWEEHGFRSYYLYTMLYKLPHGFQFLIVIAIYSWFKQPHMLPRRTLAVLLTPVVLLIVIASLANNQLGLRYVLPIFPFIILVCAPLIDQLDFDQHKILSYLIIIAILSLPLSLRYAPDHLAYFNELAGGPELGDTHLVDSNIDWGQDLYRLQDYLNQHPMDDLKLAYFGTIPPGKLGIKYELPAVFRPVPGKYAISVSILQGRPYTLRRQDGSRYNLEHDALGFFRFFEPEAQLGYSINFYDLTPEDIARWQTAVMQANRSMLSP, from the coding sequence ATGGCTTCACTACAGAAAGTAATACAACGCCCCCCAGTCTTCTGGTCCGTCGTCAGTTTTCTTCTGTTGATGCAATTCTGTCTGGGACTGTATTCCGCCAGGCAGTTGAGTGTCACACATGATGAGTATTGGCATCTGCCAGTCGGGTTCCTGAGCCTGGAAACAGGCCGCTTTGACTATGATCGGCTCAACCCTCCCCTGATTCGTAGCTGGTCCGCTCTGCCACTACTGATGACAGTTGCGCAGAGTGGATCTCCCGCCCTCTCATCTGATCCTGCCGATTACGGAGATGCCTTCCTGGAAGCCAATCCGGAAAGTTATCAGCATTACTATTTTCTTGGTCGCTGTATGATCCTGGTACTGGCCTACATTTCTGGACTGCTACTGGCACTCTGGACTCGCGACCTGTTTAGTTCTCAGGCAGCCTGCTTTGCGGTTTTCCTGTGGGTGATGAGTCCGAACATTCTGGCCAGTGCCGCGCTGGGGACTCAGGATCTGGCAATCACAGGCTTTTTTCTTGCCACGCTTTACTGCGGCTGGAAATTTGCCCATCTGCCCTCCTGGAAATGGGCTCTGCTGACAGGTATTGCTTTAGGCCTGGCACAACTCACAAAATATACAGCCATTCTGTTAATTCCTGTTCTCGTGATCCAGTGGTTTCTGGTGAGATATAAGAATGCCGAAATCCAGGAACGACCGGCTAAAAAAACAGTCCTGATGCGTTGGGGAGTACTCGCACTATCCAGTCTATGCATCCTGAATGCCGGTTATCTGTTCCATGGTTCGATACAGCCTCTGAGCAGTTATCAGTTCCAAAGTTCCGAATTAAAAGTGCTGACAGCACTTCCAGAATTCCTGCAGATCATTCCGCTACCAATCCCCCGCGATTACCTCATGGGCTTTGATCTACAGCGTTTTATCATGCAACAATCCCACCCCACTTTTCTGAATAATCAGTGGGAAGAACATGGGTTTCGGTCGTATTACCTCTATACGATGCTTTACAAATTGCCACACGGTTTTCAGTTTCTGATCGTAATCGCAATTTACAGTTGGTTCAAGCAGCCCCACATGCTCCCACGACGAACGCTGGCCGTTCTGCTGACACCTGTTGTCCTATTGATAGTCATAGCCAGCCTGGCTAATAATCAGCTGGGCCTGCGCTACGTTCTGCCAATCTTTCCTTTCATCATTCTGGTGTGTGCTCCGTTGATAGATCAGCTCGATTTTGATCAGCATAAAATTCTCTCATACCTCATTATCATTGCTATCCTTTCACTCCCGCTCTCGCTTCGCTATGCACCAGATCATCTGGCATACTTTAATGAACTGGCGGGGGGACCAGAACTGGGGGACACCCATCTTGTCGACTCCAATATCGACTGGGGACAGGATTTGTATCGACTGCAGGACTATCTGAATCAGCATCCGATGGACGACTTGAAGCTGGCCTATTTTGGCACAATTCCCCCAGGTAAACTGGGGATCAAATATGAGTTACCTGCTGTATTTCGCCCGGTCCCCGGGAAATATGCCATCAGCGTCAGTATTCTTCAGGGGCGCCCGTATACACTCCGTAGACAGGATGGCAGCCGTTATAACCTGGAACATGATGCCTTAGGATTTTTCAGGTTTTTTGAACCAGAAGCGCAACTGGGATATTCCATCAATTTTTATGATTTAACTCCCGAGGACATCGCCCGCTGGCAGACTGCCGTCATGCAGGCTAATCGGAGTATGCTCTCCCCTTGA
- a CDS encoding molybdenum cofactor guanylyltransferase, protein MSNTNNQIKVGGIILCGGESLRMNYPKALLPWGQELMLQRVIRIVSEVVSPVIVVASRDQELPEIPDSVRVVYDEKPGVGPLPAIALGLRELELDCQAAFVSACDTPLIQKDMIQAIVSRLPDHDLAMVREDQWYHPLAAVYRTSLVEMIEGMLAANIQRPIDLAERAHSAFLDVEELRSIDPQLCGLRNINTREQYFELLRETGLEATTRVPFEEEQT, encoded by the coding sequence ATGTCAAATACAAACAACCAGATCAAAGTCGGCGGGATTATTCTCTGTGGGGGTGAAAGCTTGAGGATGAATTATCCCAAAGCGTTGTTACCATGGGGACAAGAGCTGATGTTGCAACGCGTCATTCGAATTGTATCCGAAGTTGTGTCTCCTGTAATTGTAGTGGCATCCCGAGACCAGGAATTGCCGGAAATTCCTGATTCGGTTCGAGTAGTCTATGATGAAAAGCCAGGAGTTGGGCCACTTCCAGCGATTGCGCTGGGGCTCCGTGAACTGGAACTCGATTGTCAGGCTGCCTTTGTATCTGCCTGTGATACACCTCTGATACAAAAAGACATGATTCAGGCCATTGTCTCAAGACTGCCGGATCATGATCTGGCCATGGTCAGGGAAGACCAATGGTATCACCCACTTGCTGCTGTGTACCGTACATCATTGGTAGAAATGATAGAGGGAATGCTGGCTGCAAACATTCAACGACCGATTGATCTGGCAGAGCGGGCTCACAGTGCTTTTCTGGATGTCGAAGAGCTAAGAAGTATTGATCCCCAGTTATGTGGTTTACGAAATATCAATACCCGTGAACAGTATTTTGAACTACTTCGTGAAACCGGACTGGAAGCAACTACCCGAGTTCCCTTTGAAGAGGAACAAACCTGA
- a CDS encoding YkgJ family cysteine cluster protein, translated as MSDQNSEQEPWYHDGLQFSCTQCGNCCTGAPGVVWVDESEIKEIAEVTGKSTGEILLMHTRLYGGRRSLTEFANGDCTFFDPAKRCCTIYEARPAQCRTWPFWNSNLESRESWESLSPDCPGAGKGNFVSFEDIQIQAAKTNL; from the coding sequence ATGAGTGATCAAAATTCTGAACAGGAACCATGGTATCACGATGGGCTTCAATTTTCCTGTACTCAGTGTGGAAACTGTTGTACGGGTGCGCCTGGCGTTGTCTGGGTTGATGAATCAGAAATCAAAGAGATTGCAGAAGTAACGGGAAAATCGACTGGAGAAATCCTGTTGATGCATACCCGTCTGTATGGCGGGAGGCGTTCATTAACGGAATTTGCCAATGGGGATTGCACATTCTTTGATCCTGCAAAACGATGCTGTACAATCTATGAAGCACGTCCGGCTCAATGTCGAACCTGGCCATTCTGGAATTCAAATCTGGAAAGCCGAGAGAGCTGGGAGTCCCTTTCTCCAGACTGCCCTGGAGCAGGTAAAGGAAATTTTGTCAGTTTTGAGGACATCCAGATACAGGCTGCAAAAACAAACTTATAA
- a CDS encoding HU family DNA-binding protein, with protein MTKKEIVKVISEEIGLTQLKTKEIVQKTFDAIVDTLVTDKRIELRNFGVFEVKKRAARKARNPRTGDRVDVEEKYVVTFKPGKEMEKRVRNLEEEAARLNAASSQPPVSPPPAGSAPPPHQSPQAPPSPGATPGAPSMGTYNNGSYSSGSQHTP; from the coding sequence GTGACGAAAAAAGAGATTGTCAAAGTGATTTCGGAAGAGATTGGTCTGACACAACTCAAAACAAAAGAGATTGTGCAAAAAACGTTCGATGCGATTGTTGATACTCTTGTTACAGACAAGCGTATTGAACTCCGCAATTTTGGCGTCTTTGAAGTCAAAAAACGAGCAGCGCGGAAAGCCAGAAATCCTCGCACAGGTGATCGTGTGGACGTAGAAGAAAAATACGTCGTCACGTTCAAGCCTGGTAAGGAGATGGAAAAACGTGTACGCAATCTGGAGGAAGAAGCAGCCCGCTTAAATGCGGCCTCTTCTCAGCCTCCAGTGAGTCCTCCTCCTGCAGGTTCGGCACCACCACCGCACCAGTCACCACAGGCTCCTCCGAGCCCTGGTGCCACGCCAGGAGCGCCTTCGATGGGAACCTACAATAACGGTTCCTACAGTTCAGGATCTCAGCATACACCTTAG
- a CDS encoding dihydroorotate dehydrogenase — MNVPTQTDPLAVSLNRLHLKNPILVASGTFGYAKEMSAFLDFSRLGGIIPKTITTEPRIGNPPPRTVETSAGLLNSIGLDNDGIDLFLEKHLNYLSSLETALIVNIAGRSIDEMAVMASRLDQYSDQIAALELNISCPNVSGGVDYGTQPEMTEKMLKQVTDSCQLPIIAKLTPNVTSVVEIAQAANAGGADAVSLINTVQGTAIDWRRRKPILGGIFGGLSGPAIKPVALRVVCQVARAVDIPIIGVGGITNIDDVMEFIVAGASAVQIGTANFYNPGLASQLVDELEKILVSEKCSHISELVGSLEYPER; from the coding sequence ATGAATGTCCCAACCCAAACCGATCCCTTAGCGGTTTCCCTGAACCGCCTGCATCTCAAAAACCCCATTCTCGTCGCTTCGGGAACTTTTGGTTATGCAAAAGAAATGTCAGCTTTCCTGGATTTTTCCCGCCTGGGGGGAATTATCCCCAAGACGATTACCACGGAACCGCGGATTGGTAACCCGCCTCCCCGGACTGTGGAAACCAGTGCCGGCCTGCTCAATTCCATTGGTCTGGACAATGATGGTATCGATCTCTTTCTGGAGAAGCATCTAAACTATCTCTCCTCACTTGAAACAGCATTGATCGTAAATATTGCGGGTCGCAGTATTGATGAAATGGCCGTTATGGCCTCCCGGCTGGATCAATATTCAGATCAGATCGCCGCCCTCGAATTGAATATCTCCTGCCCCAATGTCAGTGGAGGTGTCGATTATGGTACCCAACCAGAGATGACTGAAAAAATGCTCAAGCAGGTAACTGACAGTTGCCAGTTACCCATCATCGCGAAGCTGACACCAAACGTCACCAGCGTTGTTGAGATCGCACAGGCTGCTAACGCAGGGGGAGCAGATGCGGTCTCCCTGATCAATACCGTACAGGGAACAGCAATCGACTGGCGCCGTCGAAAACCCATATTGGGAGGCATTTTTGGAGGCCTCAGCGGCCCTGCGATAAAACCGGTCGCCTTACGAGTCGTCTGTCAGGTGGCCCGCGCTGTTGATATCCCCATTATTGGGGTAGGTGGCATCACTAACATCGATGATGTTATGGAATTCATTGTTGCTGGTGCTTCTGCAGTTCAAATTGGTACCGCTAACTTCTACAATCCAGGTCTCGCGTCACAACTGGTTGACGAACTGGAAAAGATACTGGTCTCTGAAAAATGCTCACATATCAGTGAACTTGTTGGTTCACTGGAGTATCCAGAACGTTAA
- the trpS gene encoding tryptophan--tRNA ligase: MRVLSGIQPTGRFHWGNYFGAIKQYIDLQENEQAFYFIADLHALTTLRDAKRLRQNTLEAAIDLLALGLDPQKATLFRQSDVPEITDLTWILMTITQMSLLEKCHAYKDKKEKGIAADAGLFTYPVLMAADILLYDSDLVPVGQDQIQHVEVTRDLAQRFNSLFGETLILPESRVLDSSAKVPGIDGEKMSKSYKNVIEIFEDPKKQRKKVMSIKTDSATLEDPKDPDTCAVYALYRLFADEPQQAELAQRYRAGGMGYGEAKQAVHEAALEYFGPARERRAQLAADSDTLNDILAEGARKAREKGKQVLDRVQAACGLGSKHLSK, translated from the coding sequence ATGCGAGTGTTATCAGGAATCCAACCAACGGGCCGCTTCCATTGGGGAAACTACTTTGGTGCGATCAAACAATACATTGATCTTCAGGAGAATGAACAGGCTTTCTACTTCATTGCCGACTTACACGCTCTGACCACACTCCGAGATGCCAAACGTTTACGTCAAAACACTCTGGAAGCGGCCATCGATCTCCTGGCACTGGGACTGGATCCCCAGAAAGCCACTTTGTTTCGACAGTCAGACGTCCCTGAGATTACCGATCTCACATGGATCCTGATGACGATTACGCAGATGAGTCTTCTGGAAAAATGCCACGCCTACAAAGATAAGAAAGAAAAAGGAATCGCCGCTGATGCAGGACTGTTTACTTACCCTGTCTTGATGGCTGCCGATATTTTGCTGTATGACAGTGATCTCGTTCCCGTCGGACAGGATCAGATTCAACATGTTGAAGTCACGCGCGACCTGGCGCAACGCTTCAATTCTCTGTTTGGCGAAACACTGATTCTGCCTGAATCGCGAGTTCTTGACTCTTCCGCCAAAGTACCAGGTATTGATGGCGAAAAGATGTCCAAGAGTTATAAAAACGTAATTGAAATATTCGAGGATCCGAAAAAACAGCGTAAGAAAGTCATGTCGATCAAAACCGACTCCGCTACTCTGGAAGATCCTAAGGATCCGGATACCTGCGCAGTCTATGCCCTCTATCGGCTGTTTGCTGATGAGCCTCAGCAGGCGGAACTGGCGCAGCGTTATCGCGCAGGAGGCATGGGGTATGGAGAAGCAAAACAGGCTGTACATGAAGCCGCCCTCGAATATTTTGGCCCGGCCAGAGAACGGAGAGCACAACTCGCTGCTGATTCTGACACCCTGAATGATATTCTGGCTGAAGGTGCCCGCAAGGCCAGAGAAAAAGGGAAACAAGTACTGGACCGGGTTCAGGCCGCCTGTGGTCTGGGATCAAAACATTTATCAAAATGA